The stretch of DNA AGCCGGACATGGCCGGCAAGCCGGAGCAGATCGCCGAGAAGATGGTCCAGGGTCGCCTGAAGAAGTACCTGGCCGAGAACAGCCTGACCGAGCAGCCCTTCGTCAAGAATCCCGACCAGTCCGTGGCCGAGTTCGTCAAGGCCGCCGGCGGCGAGGTGATCGGCTTCACCCGCTTCGAGGTGGGCGAGGGCATCGAGAAGGAAGAGGTCGACTTCGCCGCGGAAGTGATGGAACAGGCCAAGCGCAGCTGAGGTCGCAGGTTCCAGTGTGACGATGGCGTGCGCGCGAGCGCACGCCTTCGCGTATCCGGCCGGTAGATCCGGCCATCCACCAGGTCCCATGCGTCGAGAATCCCGGAGAGATCCCATGACCAGTGCCGATCACCCTGCCCCCAGCAAGCCCGAGAAGTCCCGTGCCGAGGTATCCAAGTACAAGCGCATCCTGCTCAAGCTCTCCGGCGAGGCCCTGACCGGAGATGCCGAGTTCGGCATCGACCCGAAGGTGCTGGATCGCCTGGCGCTGGAGATCGGCCAGCTGGTGGGCATCGGCGTCCAGGTCGGTATCGTGGTCGGTGGCGGCAACCTGTTCCGCGGTGCGGCCCTGCACGAGGCGGGCATGGACCGGGTCACCGGTGATCACATGGGCATGCTGGCCACGGTGATGAACGCCCTGGCCATGCGCGACGCTCTGGAGCGCTCCAACATCCGTTCGCGGGTGATGTCGGCGATTCCCATGAGCGGCGTGGTGGAACATTACGACCGCCGGACCGCCATCCGCTACCTGACGTCCGGGGACGTGGTACTGTTCTCGGCCGGTACCGGCAACCCCTTCTTCACCACCGACTCCGCGGCCTGTCTGCGCGGCATCGAGATCGATGCCGACGTGGTGGTCAAGGCCACCAAGGTGGACGGGGTCTACGACAAGGATCCCGTCAAGCACGCCGATGCGGTCAAGTACGAGCAGCTGACCTATGATGATGCGCTCGACCAGAAGCTCGGCGTGATGGATTTGACCGCCATCTGCCTGGTGCGGGACCATGACATGCCGGTGCGGGTCTTCAACATGAACAAGCCGGGCGCCCTGCTGAACCTGGTGGTGGGTGGCAAGGAAGGCACGCTGATTGACAGAGGGTGAGACAGTGATCGACGACATCAAGAAGGATGCGGAAAGCCGCATGAAGAAGAGCCTCGAGGGCCTTCACGCCAACTTCAACAAGATCCGCACCGGTCGGGCGCACCCCAGTATCCTGGATGCGGTGACCGTCGACTATTACGGTGGCCAGGTGCCGCTCAACCAGGTGGCCTCGATCAACGTCGAGGACGCCCGGACCCTGACCGTGGTCCCCTGGGAGCAGCAGATGGTGCCCAAGATCGAGAAGGCCATCATGACCTCCGACCTGGGGCTCAACCCGGCCAGCGCCGGCAACGTGATTCGCGTGCCCATGCCGATGCTGACCGAGGAGACCCGCAAGGGCTACATCAAGCAGGCTCGCCAGGAGGCCGAGCATGCCCGTGTCGCGGTGCGCAACGTGCGCCGTGACGCCAACGGCGACTTCAAGGCGCTGCTCAAGGAGAAGGAGATCACCGAGGACGAGCAACACCAGGCCGAGGAGGCGATCCAGAAGCTCACCGACGGCATCGTCGCCGAGATCGACAAGGCGCTGGAGTCCAAGGAACACGACCTGATGCAGGTCTGAGGACGGCGGGCGGCACCGGCGAGCGGCGCCGCCGGCGACGGATCGCCCCTCGACGAGCCGCGGGCACCCGGTCCGCGGCTCGTCGGCCTTCATGCTCTTACCCGCCATGCGAGACATCATGACGTCACCGCAGTCCACCCGCAGCGCGGCATCCTCCGACCACGGGCCCGCTTCCCACGAGCCCCCGCTGCCCCGCCATGTCGCCATTATCATGGACGGCAACAATCGCTGGGCGAAGGCCCGCGGCCTCTCCGGCATCCGCGGCCACCATGCAGGCGTCGAGGCGGTGCGTGCCGTCATCCGCCGCGCCGCCGAGCGCGGCATCGAGACCCTCACGCTGTTCGCCTTCTCCAGCGAGAACTGGAAGCGCCCCGCCAGTGAGGTCAATGCCCTCATGGAGCTCTTCCTCATGGCGCTCCAGCGCGAGGTGAAGAAGCTTCACCGCCATGGCATCCGGCTCTCCGTGATCGGTGACCGCAGCGGCTTCTCCGCCTCGATCCAGAAGCACATCGACAGCGCCGAGGCGCTGACCAGCGACAACACCGGCCTTCATCTGGTGATCGCGGCGAACTATGGTGGGCGCTGGGACATCGCCTGTGCCGCGCGTCGGCTGGCGGAGCGGGTCGCCGCCGGTGAGCTCGACCCCGAGGCGATCGACGAGCAGGCCATGGACGAGGAGATCAGCCTGGCCGGCGATGCCCCGGTGGACCTGTGCATCCGCACCAGCGGCGAGAAGCGCATCTCCAACTTCCTGCTCTGGCAGATGGCCTATGCCGAGCTCCATTTCACGCCCGTGCTGTGGCCCGACTTCGACGGCGAGGCCTTCGACCGCGCCCTGGCCGACTTCCAGGGGCGCCAGCGGCGCTTCGGCATGACCGACGAACAGCTCGAGGCGCAGCAGGGTGGCTAGCAACGTGCTAAGACAACGGATCATCACCGCGGCCTGGCTGGCGCCGCTGGCCCTGGCCGGCCTGTTCGGCCTCGAGGGCGCGGCCTTCGGCCTCTTCACGGCCGCCATCGTGCTGCTGGCGGCCTGGGAGTGGGCCAACCTCGCCGGCATCACCGCGCCGGCCCGCCGCCTGCTGCCGGTGGCCGGCCTCGCCGTGCTGATGGCGCTGTGCTGGTCCTCCGGCATCGCCCTGGCGACCTGGCCGCTGTGGCTGGGCGCGCTGGGCTGGCTGGTCAACCTCTACTGGGTGACCGGCTATCCTGACCGCCTGTCGCAGTGGCAGTCGACCGGCATGCGCCTGGCCATGGGGCTCTGGGTGCTGCTGCCGACCTGGGTGGGCTTCAACCTGCTGCGCGACAGCGGCGCCGTCTGGCTGCTCTTCGTGCTGCTGCTGGTCTGGGGCGCCGACATCGGCGCCTACTTCGTCGGCCGGGCCTTCGGGCGATGCAAGCTGGCGCCCAGCGTCAGTCCCGGCAAGACCCGCGAGGGCGTGGCCGGTGGCCTCGCCGTCACCGCCGTGCTGGCAATCGTCTTCGCCCTGTGGCAGGGGCTCGGTCTCGCCTCCGGCCTCGCGCTGCTGGGGGCGACCCTGTTGGTGACCCTGGTCTCGGTGCTGGGGGATCTGCTCGAGAGCATGCTCAAGCGGCATCGGGGCATCAAGGATTCGAGCCAGTTGCTGCCGGGCCACGGCGGCGTGCTGGACCGCATCGACAGCCTGACCGCCGCGGTACCGCTGTTCGCCCTGCTGCACGGGAGCCTGCTGTGACCCTGCGCCACGTGACCGTGCTGGGCGCGACCGGCTCCATCGGCACCAGCACCCTGGAGGTGCTGGCCCTTCACCCGGACCGCTACCGGGTGCATGCGCTGACCGCCCATCGCTCCCGGGAGACGCTGCTGGCCCAGTGCCGGGTCCACCGGCCCGCGGTGGCCGTGCTCGAGGCCGAGGGCGATGCTGCCTGGCTGCGCGAGCGCCTGGCCGAGGCGGGGCTCGCGACCGAGGTGCGCGCCGGGGCCGATGCCCAGGTCGAGGTGGCCGAGGCCGCTGAGGTGGATACCGTGATGGCGGCCATCGTCGGTGCCGCCGGCCTGCTGCCGACGCTGGCCGCCGTGCGCGCCGGCAAGCGGGTGCTTCTCGCCAACAAGGAGGCCCTGGTGATGTCCGGGGCGCTGTTCATGGACGCGGTGGCCCGCCATGACGCCACCCTCCTGCCCATCGATTCCGAACATAATGCCATCTACCAGTGTCTACCCGTCGAGCATCGTGGCGGCCTCGCCCGGCACGGGGTGACGCAGCTGCTGCTGACCGCCTCCGGCGGCCCCTTCCGCGGCTGGACGTCGAGCGACCTCGCGGCGGTGACGCCCGACCAGGCCTGCGCCCATCCCAACTGGTCCATGGGACGCAAGATCTCGGTGGACAGCGCAACCCTGATGAACAAGGGGCTCGAGCTGATCGAGGCCTGCTGGCTCTTCGATGCCCGCCCCGACCAGATTCAGGTGGTGGTGCACCCGCAGAGCGTGATCCACTCGATGGCGGCCTACAGCGACGGCTCGGTGATCGCGCAGCTCGGCAATCCCGACATGCGCACGCCCATCGCCTACGGCCTGGCCTGGCCGGAGCGCATCGCCGCCGGGGTCGAGGCCCTGGACCTCTTCCAGGTCGCCCGGCTCGACTTCGAGCCCGCCGACGAGTCGGCCTTTCCCTGCCTGCGCCTGGCCCGGGAGGCCATGGCGGCGGGAGGGACGGCGCCGGCGGTGCTCAATGCCGCCAACGAGGTGGCCGTGGAGGCCTTCCTCGACGGCCGCCTCGGGTTCACCGGCATCGGCGAGCTGGTGGCGAGAGTGCGCGATGCGCGTCCGGTCGAGCCCGCCCAGGACCTCGAGACGATCCTCGAGGCCGATGCTCTCGCCCGCCAGGCGGCGCATGCCTGGCTGGCGCGGCGATGACGCTCGCGCCTCGACCCCGTTGACTGCAAGGAGACTGCCGTGGGCCTGATCCAGAACGTGTTGGCCGTCATCGTGGTGCTCGGCCTCTTGATCACCTTTCACGAGTTCGGCCACTTCTGGGTGGCGCGGCGCTGCGGCGTCAAGGTGCTGCGCTTCTCGGTGGGCTTCGGCAAGCCGCTCTGGTCCCGCCGGGATCGTCACGGCACCGAGTTCGCGGTGGCCGCCATCCCGCTGGGCGGCTACGTCAAGATGCTCGACGAGCGCGAGGGCCCCGTGGACCCCGCCGAGCGACACCTCGCCTTCAACAACAAGACGGTCTGGCAGCGCATCGCGGTGGTCGCCGCCGGGCCCCTGGCCAACTTCCTGCTGGCCATCGTCGCCTACTGGGCGCTGTTCGTGGCCGGCACCACCACGGTGGCGCCGGTGATCGGCAGCGTGGCGCCGGACTCCCCGGCCAGCCGCGGCGGGCTCGTGGCCGGCCAGGAGATCACCGCGGTGCAGGGCGATGCGGTCCACTCCTGGGACGACATCAACCTCAAGCTGGTTGCGGCCATCGGCGAGAGCGGCGAGCTCCAGGTGGCGGCCCGCGACGAGGTGGCCGCCACGCCCCGGACCTATCGGCTGCCGGTGGAGCAGTGGCTGGTGCGCCAGGATCCGCCGCGTCCGCTGACGAGCCTGGGGGTGACCCCCTGGCGGCCCGAGATCCCGGCGGTGCTGGGCCAGGTGGTCGACGGCGAGGCCGCGGCCGAGGCCGGCCTGCAGGCCGGGGACGAGGTGGTGGCGGTGGACGGCGAGCCGGTGGCGGACTGGATGGCCTTCGTCGACCACGTCCGCGCCAGCCCCGGTGAGCCCCTCGAAATCGCGGTGCGCCGCGACGGCGAACGGCGCGTCTTTTCCCTCACGCCCCGCGCGAACGAATTGGAGGAGGGCGTGACCATCGGCTACATCGGCGCCGGCGTCGAGGCCGTCACCTGGCCCGACGAGTATCGCCGCGAGATCCGCTATGGGCCCCTGGCGGCCGTCGGGGAGTCCCTGTCCAAGACCGGCGAGATGACGGTGCTGACCCTGGGCGCCATCCGCAAGATGGTGGTGGGCCTGATCTCGCCGAGCAACCT from Halomonas aestuarii encodes:
- the ispC gene encoding 1-deoxy-D-xylulose-5-phosphate reductoisomerase codes for the protein MRHVTVLGATGSIGTSTLEVLALHPDRYRVHALTAHRSRETLLAQCRVHRPAVAVLEAEGDAAWLRERLAEAGLATEVRAGADAQVEVAEAAEVDTVMAAIVGAAGLLPTLAAVRAGKRVLLANKEALVMSGALFMDAVARHDATLLPIDSEHNAIYQCLPVEHRGGLARHGVTQLLLTASGGPFRGWTSSDLAAVTPDQACAHPNWSMGRKISVDSATLMNKGLELIEACWLFDARPDQIQVVVHPQSVIHSMAAYSDGSVIAQLGNPDMRTPIAYGLAWPERIAAGVEALDLFQVARLDFEPADESAFPCLRLAREAMAAGGTAPAVLNAANEVAVEAFLDGRLGFTGIGELVARVRDARPVEPAQDLETILEADALARQAAHAWLARR
- the rseP gene encoding sigma E protease regulator RseP, with the translated sequence MGLIQNVLAVIVVLGLLITFHEFGHFWVARRCGVKVLRFSVGFGKPLWSRRDRHGTEFAVAAIPLGGYVKMLDEREGPVDPAERHLAFNNKTVWQRIAVVAAGPLANFLLAIVAYWALFVAGTTTVAPVIGSVAPDSPASRGGLVAGQEITAVQGDAVHSWDDINLKLVAAIGESGELQVAARDEVAATPRTYRLPVEQWLVRQDPPRPLTSLGVTPWRPEIPAVLGQVVDGEAAAEAGLQAGDEVVAVDGEPVADWMAFVDHVRASPGEPLEIAVRRDGERRVFSLTPRANELEEGVTIGYIGAGVEAVTWPDEYRREIRYGPLAAVGESLSKTGEMTVLTLGAIRKMVVGLISPSNLSGPITIARIAGDSARSGLESFVSFLAYLSISLGVLNLLPIPVLDGGHLLYYLVEVVRGRPVSEQAQAVGLRIGLALVGTLMLMALYFDLMRLW
- the frr gene encoding ribosome recycling factor, producing MIDDIKKDAESRMKKSLEGLHANFNKIRTGRAHPSILDAVTVDYYGGQVPLNQVASINVEDARTLTVVPWEQQMVPKIEKAIMTSDLGLNPASAGNVIRVPMPMLTEETRKGYIKQARQEAEHARVAVRNVRRDANGDFKALLKEKEITEDEQHQAEEAIQKLTDGIVAEIDKALESKEHDLMQV
- the uppS gene encoding polyprenyl diphosphate synthase, translated to MTSPQSTRSAASSDHGPASHEPPLPRHVAIIMDGNNRWAKARGLSGIRGHHAGVEAVRAVIRRAAERGIETLTLFAFSSENWKRPASEVNALMELFLMALQREVKKLHRHGIRLSVIGDRSGFSASIQKHIDSAEALTSDNTGLHLVIAANYGGRWDIACAARRLAERVAAGELDPEAIDEQAMDEEISLAGDAPVDLCIRTSGEKRISNFLLWQMAYAELHFTPVLWPDFDGEAFDRALADFQGRQRRFGMTDEQLEAQQGG
- a CDS encoding phosphatidate cytidylyltransferase; amino-acid sequence: MLRQRIITAAWLAPLALAGLFGLEGAAFGLFTAAIVLLAAWEWANLAGITAPARRLLPVAGLAVLMALCWSSGIALATWPLWLGALGWLVNLYWVTGYPDRLSQWQSTGMRLAMGLWVLLPTWVGFNLLRDSGAVWLLFVLLLVWGADIGAYFVGRAFGRCKLAPSVSPGKTREGVAGGLAVTAVLAIVFALWQGLGLASGLALLGATLLVTLVSVLGDLLESMLKRHRGIKDSSQLLPGHGGVLDRIDSLTAAVPLFALLHGSLL
- the pyrH gene encoding UMP kinase, which codes for MTSADHPAPSKPEKSRAEVSKYKRILLKLSGEALTGDAEFGIDPKVLDRLALEIGQLVGIGVQVGIVVGGGNLFRGAALHEAGMDRVTGDHMGMLATVMNALAMRDALERSNIRSRVMSAIPMSGVVEHYDRRTAIRYLTSGDVVLFSAGTGNPFFTTDSAACLRGIEIDADVVVKATKVDGVYDKDPVKHADAVKYEQLTYDDALDQKLGVMDLTAICLVRDHDMPVRVFNMNKPGALLNLVVGGKEGTLIDRG